The proteins below come from a single Pedobacter aquae genomic window:
- a CDS encoding nucleoside-diphosphate kinase, protein MATNRTFTMIKPDAVANGHIGAILNDITSAGFKIIALKYTRLSEELAGKFYEIHKERPFYKDLVDFMSSGPIVAAILEKDNAVEDFRKLIGATDPTKAEPGTIRNKYAKSIDANAVHGSDSDDNALIEGNFFFNASERF, encoded by the coding sequence ATGGCTACTAACAGAACTTTTACAATGATTAAGCCCGATGCCGTTGCAAACGGACATATTGGTGCTATTTTGAATGATATTACATCTGCCGGATTTAAAATTATTGCATTGAAATATACCCGTTTAAGCGAAGAGCTTGCTGGTAAATTTTACGAAATCCATAAAGAGCGTCCTTTCTACAAAGATTTAGTTGATTTTATGTCTTCTGGACCTATTGTAGCTGCTATCCTTGAAAAAGATAATGCTGTAGAAGATTTTAGAAAATTAATTGGCGCTACAGACCCAACTAAAGCAGAGCCAGGAACTATCCGTAACAAATACGCAAAATCTATTGATGCAAACGCAGTACACGGATCTGATTCTGATGATAACGCTTTAATTGAAGGTAATTTCTTCTTTAACGCTTCAGAGAGATTTTAA
- a CDS encoding asparaginase, with product MTKIFVIYTGGTIGMITDPATGALKPFTFEQIIENVPELKRMDYQLTVHSFNPIIDSSDMTPEIWAFLAKLIEDNYDDHDGFLILHGSDTMAFSASALSFMLEGLTKPVIFTGSQLPISEVRTDAKENFITALEIASAKLPDGKARVPEVCIYFENKLFRGNRTFKYNSAKFEAFRSPNYPVLVEAGVHIKYNDAAIGKCENCILKVHSNVNNNIGVLKLYPGISPQIVDAVLNSDAEAIIMESFGAGNTTTAKWFLDRLDNAIKNGKIILDISQCKVGSVEMGRYETSSELLKMGVVNGYDMTFEAAVTKLMYLLGRNYPKDRLLRRLRTSIRGELTQY from the coding sequence ATGACCAAAATTTTTGTCATATACACCGGCGGTACTATTGGTATGATAACCGATCCGGCAACAGGCGCTCTCAAGCCATTTACTTTTGAACAAATTATTGAGAATGTTCCCGAGTTAAAAAGAATGGATTATCAATTAACCGTTCATTCCTTTAATCCTATCATAGATTCTTCAGATATGACGCCCGAAATTTGGGCATTTCTAGCAAAATTAATTGAAGATAATTATGATGACCATGATGGTTTTTTAATTCTTCATGGGTCTGATACGATGGCTTTCTCTGCATCAGCTTTAAGCTTTATGCTAGAAGGCTTAACTAAGCCAGTTATTTTTACAGGCTCGCAACTTCCTATATCTGAAGTAAGAACAGATGCTAAGGAGAACTTCATTACCGCTTTAGAAATTGCATCGGCCAAGTTACCAGATGGTAAAGCTCGGGTTCCAGAAGTGTGTATCTATTTCGAGAATAAACTTTTTAGAGGTAATAGAACCTTCAAGTATAACTCTGCCAAATTCGAAGCTTTTAGATCACCTAATTATCCTGTTTTAGTAGAAGCTGGTGTACATATTAAATATAATGATGCTGCTATTGGAAAGTGCGAAAATTGCATTTTAAAAGTACATTCTAATGTAAATAACAACATAGGGGTATTGAAGTTGTACCCAGGGATAAGCCCACAAATAGTAGACGCCGTTTTAAACTCCGATGCAGAAGCAATCATTATGGAGAGCTTTGGCGCAGGTAACACCACAACAGCAAAATGGTTTTTAGATAGGTTGGACAATGCCATCAAAAACGGAAAAATTATCCTAGACATTTCACAATGTAAAGTAGGCTCAGTAGAAATGGGACGCTATGAAACAAGTAGCGAATTATTGAAAATGGGCGTTGTTAACGGTTACGATATGACCTTTGAAGCAGCCGTTACCAAATTGATGTATTTACTAGGAAGAAACTATCCAAAAGACCGTTTATTGCGTAGACTGCGTACTTCTATAAGAGGCGAGTTAACCCAGTATTAA
- a CDS encoding FKBP-type peptidyl-prolyl cis-trans isomerase, whose product MKKGLLILSIAALGFAACNGGFKKGASGLLYKIHEDVEGDSIKEGDFISLNIIAKTDGDSVLYNSYEMDRASQTFVPKPMYDGDLFTAVMKLTKGDSATIKVDIDSAEKKGQPRPQGIKGKYIIYTVKIEDVIKKDTTKEQEFQSKIEAFFKAEGDRAKKAETPKLDKYIKDNSLKAQKYPSGLQVATLTEGTGVQPKPGDSVMVNYTGKLVSGKVFDTSLPEVAKKNNIYNPGREPYTTLNLVIGQGNVIPGFDEGVLKMKKGGKSVLLIPSSLAYGEQGMQGGMIGPFTPLVFEIELVNVVPGKGVATPVSPEAPKK is encoded by the coding sequence ATGAAAAAAGGATTATTGATTTTAAGTATAGCAGCGTTAGGATTCGCAGCTTGTAACGGTGGATTTAAGAAAGGTGCATCAGGCTTACTTTATAAAATTCATGAAGATGTTGAAGGAGATTCAATCAAAGAAGGAGATTTTATCAGCTTAAATATTATTGCAAAAACCGATGGCGATTCTGTTTTATACAATTCTTATGAAATGGATAGAGCATCTCAAACCTTTGTGCCAAAACCTATGTATGATGGCGATTTATTTACCGCTGTTATGAAATTAACCAAAGGTGATAGTGCTACCATTAAAGTAGATATTGATTCTGCTGAGAAAAAAGGTCAGCCACGACCACAAGGTATCAAAGGAAAATACATCATCTACACCGTAAAAATTGAAGATGTAATTAAAAAGGATACTACTAAAGAGCAAGAGTTCCAATCTAAAATTGAGGCTTTCTTTAAAGCAGAAGGTGATAGAGCTAAAAAAGCAGAAACTCCTAAATTAGATAAATACATCAAAGACAACAGCTTAAAAGCGCAAAAATACCCTTCAGGTTTACAAGTAGCTACTTTAACAGAAGGTACAGGTGTACAACCAAAACCAGGTGATAGCGTAATGGTAAACTATACAGGTAAATTGGTTTCAGGTAAAGTATTTGATACTAGCTTACCAGAAGTTGCTAAAAAGAATAACATTTACAATCCAGGAAGAGAGCCTTATACTACATTAAACTTAGTAATTGGTCAAGGTAATGTGATACCAGGTTTTGATGAAGGTGTTTTAAAAATGAAAAAAGGTGGTAAATCAGTTTTATTGATTCCTTCTTCATTAGCTTACGGAGAGCAAGGAATGCAAGGTGGCATGATTGGTCCTTTCACTCCTTTAGTGTTTGAAATAGAATTGGTTAACGTTGTACCGGGTAAAGGTGTAGCAACGCCGGTTTCGCCGGAAGCGCCGAAAAAATAA
- a CDS encoding MerR family transcriptional regulator, translated as MKRFSISDIENLTGIKAHTIRVWEQRYNFFTPKRTETNIRYYDDQDLCMFLNIATLNENGYKISKISKMNSEEINLLVASLKENHYNTNIQVQMLSNAMLKMDDDEFDEILSTCIREMGMETAVAEIVFPFLRKVGFMWQVGTINPAHEHFATHKIEQKIIYCTTQFNKKTNKQGKRYILFLPPNEHHQVGLLFAQYMLRSNGHHVLYLGQNLPYESLTEVVNYYEPDFVLSVLTVLNTDTDVDDAISKIKTAIGTTPLILTGSLITNQETNKAEKIIIVKNIREFASIIEKLNMSIAS; from the coding sequence GTGAAAAGATTTTCTATTAGTGATATTGAGAACTTAACTGGTATAAAAGCCCATACCATCAGGGTATGGGAACAGCGTTATAATTTCTTTACGCCAAAACGTACAGAAACAAATATCCGTTATTACGATGATCAGGATTTGTGCATGTTCTTAAACATCGCCACATTAAATGAGAATGGCTATAAAATCAGTAAGATTTCTAAAATGAATAGTGAAGAAATCAATTTACTGGTTGCCTCACTTAAAGAAAACCATTACAATACTAATATTCAGGTTCAAATGTTGTCTAACGCCATGTTAAAAATGGATGATGATGAGTTTGATGAAATTTTAAGTACCTGTATAAGAGAGATGGGAATGGAAACTGCTGTAGCCGAAATCGTTTTCCCTTTTTTAAGAAAAGTAGGTTTTATGTGGCAGGTTGGCACCATTAATCCGGCCCATGAGCACTTTGCTACTCATAAAATAGAACAGAAAATCATTTATTGTACTACCCAATTCAATAAAAAAACAAATAAACAAGGTAAAAGATACATATTATTTTTACCCCCTAATGAGCATCATCAGGTAGGTTTGCTGTTTGCGCAATACATGCTAAGAAGCAATGGTCACCATGTTTTATACTTAGGGCAAAACCTTCCTTACGAGAGTCTTACAGAAGTTGTAAACTACTACGAACCCGATTTCGTTTTGTCGGTTTTAACTGTATTAAACACAGATACTGATGTAGATGATGCAATTTCCAAAATTAAAACCGCTATTGGTACAACGCCTTTAATCCTTACAGGCAGTTTAATCACTAATCAAGAGACCAATAAGGCAGAGAAAATTATTATTGTGAAAAATATTAGAGAGTTTGCAAGTATCATAGAAAAGTTAAATATGAGCATAGCTTCTTAA
- the odhB gene encoding 2-oxoglutarate dehydrogenase complex dihydrolipoyllysine-residue succinyltransferase → MSLEIKVPAVGESITEVILSRWIKSDGDHVEMDEVIAELESDKATFELTAEGAGVLKTIAKEGDTLEIGALVCKIEGSASAPAKEAASVEVAKEEAAPAAAPASTGGGVVEVKVPAVGESIAEVTLTKWLKADGDEVAMDEVIAELESDKATFELPAESAGILKTIAKEGDVLEIGALVASISGSAGVSAKTVSSTPAAAPAASSAKAEGASYADKTPSPAAAKILAEKGISPSAVSGTGVGGRITKEDAHNAQAAKPASAPAKAAATSQPSTTTSGDRVERREKMSSLRKTIAKRLVSVKNETAMLTTFNEVNMAPVMELRKKYKDQFKEKHGVGLGFMSFFTKAVTEALKDFPAVGAKIDGDEIVYSDFADVSIAVSAPKGLVVPIIRNADKMSLAQIEKEVISLATKARENKLTIEEMTGGNFTITNGGIFGSMLSTPIINAPQSAILGMHNIVERPVAENGQVVIRPIMYVALSYDHRIIDGRESVGFLVRVKQLLEDPARLLLGI, encoded by the coding sequence ATGAGCTTAGAAATTAAAGTGCCTGCAGTAGGCGAATCTATAACTGAAGTGATCCTTTCCAGATGGATCAAATCTGATGGAGATCATGTAGAAATGGATGAAGTTATTGCAGAACTGGAATCAGATAAAGCTACATTTGAGCTTACTGCAGAGGGTGCAGGAGTATTAAAAACGATTGCTAAAGAAGGCGATACCTTAGAAATTGGTGCTTTAGTTTGTAAAATAGAAGGTTCAGCTTCTGCTCCGGCTAAAGAAGCGGCTTCTGTTGAAGTTGCTAAAGAAGAAGCGGCTCCGGCAGCTGCGCCAGCTTCAACAGGTGGTGGTGTTGTAGAAGTAAAAGTTCCGGCAGTTGGAGAGTCAATTGCAGAAGTTACTTTAACCAAATGGTTAAAAGCAGATGGTGATGAAGTGGCTATGGATGAGGTAATTGCAGAATTAGAATCTGATAAAGCCACATTTGAACTACCAGCAGAAAGTGCAGGGATTTTAAAAACTATAGCTAAAGAAGGCGATGTATTAGAGATTGGCGCTTTAGTAGCATCAATTAGTGGTTCAGCAGGTGTTTCTGCAAAAACTGTTTCTTCTACACCGGCAGCAGCACCAGCGGCTAGCTCAGCGAAAGCTGAAGGAGCTTCTTATGCAGATAAAACACCTTCTCCGGCAGCAGCTAAAATTTTAGCAGAAAAAGGCATCAGCCCTAGTGCAGTAAGCGGAACTGGTGTTGGCGGCAGAATCACAAAAGAGGATGCTCATAACGCACAAGCAGCTAAACCAGCAAGCGCTCCGGCAAAGGCAGCTGCTACTAGTCAGCCAAGTACAACTACATCTGGCGATAGAGTAGAACGTCGTGAGAAAATGAGTTCGCTAAGAAAAACCATTGCTAAACGTTTAGTTTCAGTTAAAAATGAAACAGCTATGTTAACTACTTTTAACGAAGTTAATATGGCACCGGTAATGGAGCTTAGAAAAAAATATAAAGATCAGTTTAAAGAGAAACATGGCGTTGGCTTAGGTTTTATGTCTTTCTTTACCAAAGCTGTTACAGAAGCATTAAAAGATTTTCCTGCGGTAGGTGCTAAAATAGATGGCGATGAAATTGTTTACAGCGATTTTGCTGATGTTTCTATCGCAGTTTCTGCGCCTAAAGGTTTGGTTGTACCCATCATCAGAAATGCAGATAAAATGTCTTTAGCTCAGATAGAGAAAGAAGTTATCAGCTTAGCTACAAAAGCAAGAGAAAACAAACTCACTATTGAGGAAATGACAGGTGGTAATTTCACTATTACCAATGGTGGTATTTTTGGTTCTATGTTATCTACGCCTATTATTAATGCGCCACAATCGGCAATATTAGGTATGCATAATATTGTTGAAAGACCAGTTGCAGAAAACGGACAAGTGGTTATCAGACCCATTATGTACGTTGCTTTATCTTATGACCATCGTATTATTGATGGACGTGAGTCTGTAGGTTTCTTAGTAAGAGTTAAGCAACTTTTAGAAGACCCAGCAAGATTATTATTAGGCATTTAA
- a CDS encoding TatD family hydrolase, with protein sequence MILTDTHTHIYYEQDIEKRKQLIDNCFNNHVSRLFLPNVDHESVPMIFDLCKHYPANCFPMLGLHPCDVKIDFEDELSKIKSYLHDAKIYAIGEIGIDLYWDKTTLRIQQEAFKQQIQWAKDLDLPIVIHCRDAFDEVLAILHEMKDEKLRGIFHCFSGNLEQAKEVISLGFFLGIGGVVTYKKSGLDEVVKQINLKHIVLETDAPYLAPVPFRGKPNESAYMIHVAQKVADLHQISIEELAEITTANSVEIFGV encoded by the coding sequence ATGATATTAACAGATACCCATACTCATATTTATTATGAGCAGGATATAGAAAAGAGAAAGCAGTTAATAGATAACTGTTTCAATAACCATGTGAGTAGGTTGTTTTTACCTAATGTAGATCATGAATCTGTTCCTATGATTTTTGATTTATGTAAACACTATCCAGCAAATTGTTTCCCTATGCTGGGTTTGCATCCTTGCGATGTTAAAATTGACTTTGAGGATGAATTAAGTAAAATAAAATCTTATCTACATGATGCAAAAATTTATGCTATTGGTGAAATAGGTATAGATTTATATTGGGATAAAACCACACTTCGTATACAACAAGAAGCATTTAAGCAGCAAATTCAATGGGCTAAAGATTTAGATTTACCTATTGTTATTCACTGTCGTGATGCCTTTGATGAGGTGTTAGCCATACTTCATGAAATGAAAGACGAAAAGCTAAGAGGAATATTTCATTGTTTTAGCGGAAACTTAGAACAAGCTAAAGAAGTAATCTCTTTAGGTTTTTTCTTAGGGATAGGTGGTGTTGTAACCTATAAAAAGTCTGGTTTAGATGAAGTGGTAAAGCAAATAAATCTAAAGCATATCGTTTTAGAAACCGATGCACCTTATTTGGCTCCGGTACCATTTAGAGGAAAGCCTAATGAGAGTGCCTATATGATTCATGTTGCGCAAAAAGTAGCAGATTTACATCAGATTTCAATAGAAGAGCTTGCAGAAATTACAACGGCTAATTCCGTAGAAATCTTTGGTGTATAA
- a CDS encoding DHH family phosphoesterase, with amino-acid sequence MIDITAIKALLAEPRRIVITTHHKPDGDAMGSSLGLYNYLIQKGHFVKVVSPTDYPYFLQWLPNNPEVIIFTEKQEESKKLVADAELIFCLDFNALSRINELGDEVRKSSAIKIMIDHHLEPEGFDDYRYWNIGACATAQLVYDFIVNELDEKQYINKDVATCLYTGIMTDSGSFRFPTVTSGLHRIVADLIDAGAENWRIHQQVYDNATEGRLKFLGYCLSNKLEVFREYNTALISVSKSDIAKFDIQTGETEGIVNYALSINGIKLAAFIVERSDRVKLSLRSTGDFPANEICKKYFDGGGHRNAAGGHSEESLEQVVQKFKSILPEYKKLLLL; translated from the coding sequence ATGATTGATATAACCGCTATTAAAGCGCTGCTTGCTGAGCCTAGACGTATTGTAATTACTACTCACCACAAACCAGACGGAGATGCCATGGGCTCTTCATTAGGTTTGTATAACTATTTAATCCAAAAAGGACACTTTGTTAAAGTAGTTTCCCCAACAGATTATCCGTACTTTTTACAATGGCTACCTAATAATCCAGAGGTTATTATTTTTACAGAAAAGCAAGAAGAAAGCAAAAAATTAGTAGCCGATGCTGAGCTTATCTTTTGCCTTGATTTTAATGCTTTATCTCGTATCAATGAATTAGGAGATGAGGTGAGAAAATCATCAGCAATTAAAATCATGATAGATCATCACTTAGAGCCAGAGGGTTTTGATGATTATCGTTATTGGAATATTGGCGCTTGTGCTACCGCCCAATTGGTTTATGATTTTATTGTAAATGAGTTAGACGAGAAGCAATACATCAATAAAGATGTAGCTACTTGTTTATATACAGGTATCATGACAGATTCTGGCTCATTTAGATTTCCTACCGTAACATCAGGCTTACACCGTATAGTTGCAGATTTGATTGATGCAGGAGCAGAAAACTGGAGAATTCATCAGCAAGTATATGATAATGCTACAGAAGGGCGTTTAAAATTCTTGGGTTATTGCTTAAGCAATAAATTAGAAGTTTTTAGAGAATACAATACAGCTTTAATTAGTGTTTCTAAAAGTGATATTGCCAAATTTGATATTCAAACCGGCGAAACAGAAGGAATAGTTAATTATGCTTTATCAATAAACGGAATAAAATTAGCTGCATTTATTGTAGAAAGATCAGATAGGGTAAAGCTATCTTTACGTTCTACCGGAGATTTTCCAGCAAATGAAATTTGTAAAAAATATTTTGATGGCGGAGGGCATAGAAATGCTGCAGGTGGCCATTCTGAAGAAAGCCTAGAGCAGGTAGTACAAAAATTTAAAAGTATATTGCCTGAATATAAAAAGCTATTGCTACTATAA
- a CDS encoding 2-oxoglutarate dehydrogenase E1 component, producing the protein MDSFSYLSNADSAYIDSLYQSYKEDPQSVDFGWQKFFEGFDFGQQAADGSNTENVSVNSTPDHVLKEINVLNMINGYRTRGHLFTKTNPVRERRKYYPGKGIETFGFTDADLDTVFNAGVEVGLGPAKLRDIYQLLEDTYCQSIGVEYRYMRNPIKFKWFEERMESSRNLPNFDTDKKKRILQKLNQAVVFESFLGTKFLGQKRFSLEGAESLIPALDSVIEKGADLGIQEFVIGMAHRGRLNVLANIMGKTYKDIFSEFDGKYNKDLPFGGDVKYHMGFSTDVETSNNNKVHLSLCPNPSHLETVGAIVEGLSRSKMDMKYGSDYKKIAPILIHGDASVAGQGLVYEVLQMAKLDAYKTGGTIHLVINNQVGFTTNFKDARSSTYCTDIAKVTLSPVFHVNGDDPEAVVYAINMAMEYRQRFHNDVFIDILCYRRYGHNESDEPRFTQPLLYKTIEKHPNPREIYLEKLKVSGAVDANLAKQMDKEFRDLLQERLNESKEDEGAPINPVFSGAWTEVRFSKEEDFASSPDTSVDKDTFLKIASKITDLPTDKKFLSKVDRLFKERKKMVEETQVFDWAMGELMAYGSLVNEGNRVRISGQDVERGTFSHRHAVVKVEDSEEEYTPLTQVSEKQAPFEIYNSHLSEYGVLGFEYGYAMANPYALTIWEAQFGDFFNGAQIIIDQYISSAETKWQRANGLVMLLPHGYEGQGPEHSSARVERFLELCAEYNMSVVNCTTPAQFFHVLRRQLKREIRKPLVVFTPKSLLRFPKCVSPLEDFTNSKFQEVIDDATAKAKEVKRVLICTGKIFYDLQEEKEKLNSKDIAVVRLEQMYPTPFAQLDKIREKYSNAEFVWVQEEPENMGAWPFISRVFRKSKFDFDVISRKPSSSPATGFAKLHLAEQAAIVAKAFEIKNTEQVKEVVKKASTAKTAKVD; encoded by the coding sequence ATGGATAGTTTTTCATACCTAAGTAACGCAGATTCGGCCTATATAGATTCCCTTTATCAATCATATAAAGAAGATCCTCAATCAGTAGATTTTGGCTGGCAGAAATTTTTCGAAGGATTTGATTTTGGTCAGCAGGCAGCAGACGGTAGCAACACCGAAAACGTATCTGTAAATTCAACACCAGATCATGTATTAAAAGAAATTAATGTTTTAAACATGATTAATGGCTATCGTACAAGAGGCCATTTGTTTACCAAAACAAACCCAGTAAGAGAAAGAAGAAAATATTATCCTGGTAAGGGAATAGAAACTTTTGGTTTTACAGATGCTGATTTAGATACCGTATTTAATGCAGGTGTAGAGGTTGGTTTAGGCCCTGCAAAACTGAGAGACATCTATCAATTATTAGAAGATACCTATTGCCAATCTATAGGTGTTGAGTACAGATACATGCGTAATCCTATCAAATTTAAATGGTTTGAGGAGCGTATGGAATCTAGTCGTAACCTTCCTAATTTTGATACCGATAAGAAAAAAAGAATTTTACAAAAACTTAATCAAGCGGTAGTTTTTGAAAGTTTCTTAGGTACTAAATTCTTAGGCCAGAAACGTTTTTCTTTAGAAGGTGCAGAATCTTTAATACCAGCTTTAGATTCTGTTATAGAAAAAGGTGCCGATTTAGGTATTCAGGAATTTGTTATTGGAATGGCTCACCGTGGTCGTTTAAATGTTTTAGCCAATATTATGGGTAAAACTTATAAAGACATTTTCTCTGAGTTTGATGGTAAATACAATAAAGATTTACCTTTTGGTGGGGATGTTAAGTACCACATGGGTTTTTCTACCGATGTAGAAACGTCTAACAATAATAAAGTTCATTTAAGCCTTTGTCCTAACCCTTCTCACTTAGAAACTGTTGGCGCTATTGTAGAAGGTCTATCAAGATCTAAAATGGATATGAAATACGGTAGCGATTATAAAAAAATTGCTCCTATTTTGATACATGGTGATGCCTCTGTAGCCGGTCAAGGTTTGGTTTACGAGGTTTTACAAATGGCAAAGTTAGATGCTTATAAAACAGGCGGTACTATCCATTTGGTTATCAATAACCAAGTAGGTTTTACCACTAACTTTAAAGATGCTCGTTCATCAACTTACTGTACAGATATTGCAAAAGTTACGTTATCGCCAGTATTTCACGTTAATGGTGATGATCCTGAGGCAGTAGTTTATGCTATCAATATGGCGATGGAATATCGTCAGCGTTTCCATAACGATGTATTTATAGATATTTTATGCTACAGAAGATATGGACATAACGAGTCTGATGAGCCAAGATTCACGCAGCCATTACTTTATAAAACCATAGAGAAGCATCCAAACCCTAGAGAGATTTATCTTGAAAAACTTAAAGTTTCTGGGGCTGTTGATGCCAATTTGGCAAAGCAAATGGATAAAGAATTCAGAGATCTTTTACAAGAAAGGTTAAATGAATCAAAAGAAGATGAAGGTGCTCCAATCAATCCAGTTTTCTCTGGTGCATGGACAGAAGTAAGATTCTCTAAAGAAGAAGATTTTGCATCATCTCCTGATACAAGTGTAGATAAAGACACTTTCTTAAAAATAGCTTCTAAAATTACCGATTTACCAACTGATAAGAAATTCTTATCAAAAGTAGACCGCTTGTTTAAAGAGCGTAAGAAAATGGTTGAAGAAACCCAAGTTTTTGATTGGGCTATGGGCGAGTTAATGGCTTACGGTTCTTTAGTTAATGAAGGTAACCGAGTAAGAATAAGCGGCCAAGATGTTGAAAGAGGTACTTTCTCTCACCGTCATGCGGTAGTTAAAGTAGAAGATTCTGAAGAAGAATACACTCCTTTAACTCAAGTATCAGAAAAACAAGCTCCTTTTGAGATATATAACTCTCACCTTTCAGAATATGGTGTATTAGGTTTTGAGTATGGTTATGCCATGGCTAATCCTTATGCTTTAACCATTTGGGAGGCACAATTTGGAGATTTCTTTAATGGTGCGCAAATTATTATTGACCAGTATATTTCATCAGCAGAAACCAAATGGCAAAGAGCTAATGGTTTGGTCATGTTATTGCCACATGGTTACGAAGGTCAAGGTCCAGAACACTCTTCTGCAAGGGTAGAGCGTTTCTTAGAGCTTTGCGCCGAGTATAACATGAGCGTTGTAAACTGTACAACACCAGCTCAATTCTTCCATGTATTACGTCGCCAGTTAAAAAGAGAAATTCGCAAGCCTTTAGTAGTATTTACACCTAAGAGTTTGTTAAGATTCCCTAAATGTGTTTCTCCTTTAGAAGATTTTACAAATAGTAAATTCCAAGAAGTTATAGATGATGCAACAGCAAAAGCTAAAGAAGTTAAGCGTGTTTTAATTTGTACAGGTAAAATCTTCTACGATTTACAAGAGGAGAAAGAAAAATTAAACAGTAAGGATATTGCCGTAGTAAGATTAGAGCAAATGTATCCTACTCCTTTTGCGCAGTTAGATAAAATTAGAGAGAAATATAGCAATGCCGAGTTTGTTTGGGTGCAAGAAGAACCGGAAAACATGGGAGCTTGGCCATTCATCAGCAGAGTGTTTAGAAAATCTAAATTTGATTTTGATGTAATTTCTAGGAAACCTAGCAGCAGCCCTGCAACAGGTTTCGCTAAATTACACTTAGCAGAGCAAGCTGCTATTGTAGCTAAGGCTTTCGAGATAAAAAATACAGAGCAAGTTAAAGAAGTAGTAAAAAAAGCGTCGACCGCTAAAACTGCTAAAGTAGATTAA